A window of Nitrospirota bacterium genomic DNA:
TTTTCTTAGCCTTATCCTGCTCAATGACATAATCATCAAGAAAGCCCTTGATATCTTTTGGAGTAGGAATGTTCTGAGCGACACCTATATCTACCGATGAGTCAAACTCCTCAGCCATTATCTCGTTGCACAGATTCACACAGTCATCACAGATATATACTGTAGGGCCTGCGATCAGCTTTCTGACATCCTTCTGTCCTTTTCCGCAGAAGGAACATTTCAGCATATCATCCTTGGCCCCTGTCTTTTTATTGTCTTCCATTATTTATCCCGTTACTTTTTTAGTGATACTATCACGTCATCTACAATGCCGTATTTCTTTGCCTCTTCGCCGGACATGAAATAATCCCTCTCTGTATCTTCCCGAACCTTGGCTACATCCTGTCCTGTATGTTTTGCGAGTATTTTGTTAAGTGAATCCTTTATCTTCAGTATCTCCTTAGCGTGTATCTCAATATCAGATGCCTGGCCGTAAGCGCCGCCCGTAGGCTGGTGTATCATCACTCGTGAATGAGGAAGCGAAAAACGCTTGCCTTTTGTGCCTGCGGATAAAAGCAGGGCGCCCATGCTGGCAGCCTGTCCTATACAATAAGTGGCGATATCAGGCTTTATATACTGCATTGTATCATATATGGCAAGGCCCGAAGAGACAGCGCCTCCAGGGGAATTAACATAAAGATGAATATCCTTGTCCGGGTCTTCTGTCTGAAGAAACAAGAGCTGTGCAA
This region includes:
- the clpP gene encoding ATP-dependent Clp endopeptidase proteolytic subunit ClpP — its product is MNLIPIVVERSERSERAYDIYSRLLKDRIVFLGSPVDDNVANTVIAQLLFLQTEDPDKDIHLYVNSPGGAVSSGLAIYDTMQYIKPDIATYCIGQAASMGALLLSAGTKGKRFSLPHSRVMIHQPTGGAYGQASDIEIHAKEILKIKDSLNKILAKHTGQDVAKVREDTERDYFMSGEEAKKYGIVDDVIVSLKK